AATTCATAAGATTAAGAAATTTCTATAATTTCTTAAATAAAACACAAATCATAAATTTCTactaattatataaatttttcataaaattcaaacttagtaatttttttgtttcttgctagtttttgtTACTAGGATGCGTGTCAAAATACCAGCAGAGGTTGATTTCTTATGGATCGTAGGTGGATTCACATACTTGATAAGTTATCACCAGAATACGCTGCTGGTATAAACAATTTCATAAGTGTTGCAAGTGAGTTCAGAAACTCTAGTGGAATGGTATTATGCCCGTGTCGGCGATGCATGAATAAACAATCACAATCTTTGAATGTGATCAAGTTACACTTGCTCACTCATGGATTTCTTAGTACTTATACTACTTGGACCCACCATGGTGAGGAAATAGAGGGTGTTGAAGATGAAGTGCTAGCCGATGTTGAGGATGCTGAAGCAACCGATGATTTGTCTACAGGCTTACAAGATGCTTTTGGTGGTCCATATTTTTATATCGGTCCAACGAGTGATTTCATTGACAATGAATTCCCTCGCAATTCTAATGACAAGTATGATGCCTTGTTAGATTCGGTTCATAATCCTTTGTATGAGAATTGTACAAAGTTTTCTGTCCTAAGTGCTGTTGTAAAGTTAATGAATTTAAAGGTGATTAACAAATGGACAGATAAAGGCTTTGATGACCTTTTGAAGTGTCTTAAAGAAATGTTACCCGATGGTAATCATTGCCCGATAAGTTATTATCAAACGAGGAGGCTTCTATCTGAAGTTGGCTTGGGGTACGAGCAAATTGACGTGTGCCAATATGATTGTGCATTGTTTTATGGTGAGAATGCAAATGCTACAATGTGCCCTATATGCAAATCTAGTCGTTATGTGCGAAATAAAATTCCACATAAACGACTTAGATGGTTTCCAATCAAGGCTCGACTGAAACGCTTGTTTAGCTCAAAGCATACTGCCAAGGTTATGCGATGGCATAAAGAGGTGCGCAAAGATGAACCCAGTATATTACGTCATCCAG
The genomic region above belongs to Humulus lupulus chromosome 1, drHumLupu1.1, whole genome shotgun sequence and contains:
- the LOC133830879 gene encoding uncharacterized protein LOC133830879, with protein sequence MDRRWIHILDKLSPEYAAGINNFISVASEFRNSSGMVLCPCRRCMNKQSQSLNVIKLHLLTHGFLSTYTTWTHHGEEIEGVEDEVLADVEDAEATDDLSTGLQDAFGGPYFYIGPTSDFIDNEFPRNSNDKYDALLDSVHNPLYENCTKFSVLSAVVKLMNLKVINKWTDKGFDDLLKCLKEMLPDGNHCPISYYQTRRLLSEVGLGYEQIDVCQYDCALFYGENANATMCPICKSSRYVRNKIPHKRLRWFPIKARLKRLFSSKHTAKVMRWHKEVRKDEPSILRHPADGDAWKHFDKTYPEFAVDSRSMRMGLASDGFNPFSNMTSTYSLWPVILIPYNMPPWASPNGTNYLMSLLIPGPKSPGKDYDVFLRPLIEELKELWEGIEAYD